A window of Chrysoperla carnea chromosome 3, inChrCarn1.1, whole genome shotgun sequence genomic DNA:
ctatacttgattatcagttatgtatgtgtcacatgtttgtatgtgtaatgtgataaataaatcaacactgactatgcatggtatttaaacaattaactcagtcaattgtttgttttcacttgtattatatatatttgtacatatgtcacctataaaaaatttgaatgaataataataatggttattttatatagtaaaaaatcaattttcgggataacgttttcaaattaatataaataaataaatatcgttatatattttaaattttgttttattttattctatcccatttttcctttcagaacaaaattattaattaactaattaatttttttttagtaaaggtacaaacaaattcttataaaatataggtgagataaacaagttggattgtaaatacgtaatattctttttggattttcattttatttttgtgtggtatttggtttgtaaaaaaaagttgatgcaaaaaaatttttttaagatgaaattaattatatggaattatgtgcaagtaattcgtaaatagtttttatgtattttgatttcatttaaataaagttgaaaactcaaaccctgtttttattttatttttccccatctctctgtagctatacaatattatttcagttaaaaataggtgagtatttcgaacttcacgataggtaagtatttcaaacttcgtttgccatttttttttgtaataatactactcaaaattttccgaaaatgagttttactttttgttataatttaagaaagtcgaaaatatgaatataattatttattaatacgaataacagagccctaatggtataatggttagcgtatctgacttcgaataaatagtcccttggttcgaaactaggtgaggacatatattaaaaaaaagttcattaacttttaagcaaaatctgatttttattttcattttttttcaaatttccaccacagcatgtttgcctagtaaatgatgaaaaaattagttttttttcgttcaaaaacttcaatttttttcacatttctactaggagaacatcaaggacggacggaataagtagtacctgatagcaaggtaattgttgtcacctcgtaagtcagaaagttagtggtctgtacacccgtgtttggtgagtgtgacctctagtgggcagaccaataactttctgccaaaataaaattttagactttcggggtgaaaacacttactcacctttctccttatcaggaactactaattcccacttatgttctcctagtacaaatgttgaaaaaattgaaaattttttcgaaattatattattttttgaatataaaattaaactgaccaattattttttatattaattagctgaccaattatcagcgaatgcttcccgatcgcgcataggtggagttttttcaatctttaataaaaaattttctgatgctgaccaattaatgagaccaactgaccttttatgaccaatttctgacctttcagatggtaaaattggtcaatcgaaattccgcacatgaggtgctaagatcgcggagctagccatttttgtacatatttttaatattttgtagcaagaggaacatgattttaaagagtgagatgtatttatgaatattttaattcccacccccttacagaatagtgatttatgacatatgtataacaGGCGTTTTTTAATAGCTagagggcgggttatatagacagtactatcataaaaaattaatttaatttaaaagtaaaaatgttagcCACTCCAGGATACGAACTAGCGTATGTTCGTTTCGTAGGCAAGTACTATACCCACACAGCCACCTGGATTATTGATAATCAtgtaattaacttaatacttaccttttcttaataattaattaattaataactgtgcctgaaagaaaaaatagaataaaaaatttaaaaaaatgttaatttgttCCTGAAAAAATTGACCCATCTTCTCCCAAATTTAACTTATTTCGATTGCTATTACATGAGATCCCGCTGGATAAAgatttaataaaactagatttaaattgtctaagtaatttttaatttcaaaatcaaatacaaaCAAGTTGTACATAATTCAAGAATGCTTAAAATGACAATATagtatatttagaaataatatttaagatgTTATCTTACACGTTATTTAACTTACTGATTAAACCACTCAGTCATTTAAAACACCCATTATATAAAGAAAGTCTTGTTTTAAACGTGaattataagaatttatttGCAACTTGTAATTTTAACATTCATTTGTCTAGTAAACGGCTTCTCTACATCCTCCTTTtgacaaattttatgttttcattttacTAAGTCGCATTATACTACGAATCCGTTCAATTCACGTTTAAAAGAAAGATCCTGTCCATATAAATacattgatatttatatgcaattttaaaaataattgtaaattacaatatagtaaattattcaaacttaattattaaacttGTATTCACAAATACGCCTTGTCCTGTTTTAATTACAATACAagtgtattaatttattaattaaaattatatttaaattagtaagCTTCCCCTTCTTCATAACTCTCATAATTCGCATCACCGTTTGATTCATCAGGAATAAATTTCTTCTCATCTTCCGtttcatatttaacattagaTGTATCATAGTTTGGTTGTTGATATTGCGCATATTCTGGATAAtctgttcaaaataaaaaattaattaatcattcgATAAATCTCTTTTCATAAACATACTATGGAtactgaatttaatttttacacggAATGTCGATGTAAAAAACGTATACTACCATACTGATATAGACTTGAATATCAGCGGCCctgttgtttttttgtaaatttttatctagCAATTTAGAATATGAGATTATTATGTACTAATATTAAATCTcagttataaaatatcttaaattgcATCTTATTTGagagtaaaaaatcaattttcacaatttcatgttaaaaaagaacttataaatattataacagctcaacataatttcaaaattttcaacgaatgttctcataaataaaaacttaccaTCAACTGGTTCTTCTTTAATTCGTATCATTTCACCATCTTCGTCTGTCTTAATGTATTCTAATCTATCACGATCTTTACGATCTCTGTCACGATCTCTCTTCTCACGTTTTCTTTCCTTATCACGCGAACGAGATCGTCTACGTTTACGATCTCTGTCTCGATCACGATCCCTGTAAAAGTTAAacaatagtattttattataaattctataataattaacttaagaaattaaaaaaataatattacctgTCACGATCTCTAGGACGTTCAATTTCTTCAATATCAGGATCACGTATACGTTCGCGACTTCTTCTGCGTTTACGTTCACGGGATCTAGATCGTGATCTTCGGCGTTCACGTCTGTCACGACTGCGTGATCGTCGTCTGTCAATACTGCCAAGTCCAACGCCTCTATCTCGTTCACGATCACGATGAATTCCACCACCTAAACCACGCTCTTCTCGTTCCCGTTCTAAACGATATCGTTCTCGTTCTCTTTCATTATCTTCACGACCagaatgtttaatatttacttcAGGTCCTCCACGACGAGTTCCTCCTAATCCACCCcctaaaacaattcaaaaatttatatataagattttaatttaaaagcaaGACTATCTAgcgataaaaaaaagaactataggTGTTAGCTCACGTAGATATACAGTGAACCCAAGATAATCCGACAAACGTTTTGCAAGGtattatcgaatttgtcgggCTATAGAGTACTGCCCCAAACCCCCTGTAGTccgaaactttaaaaaaaaatactttgtgaTCCGACTAATTGCATATAAAAGTGAAAAGATTTCCAGGGTTAGGGATCTGTAATCGCAATGAAATCACAAAAACCTTATAATGTCTATCCTTATTATTATCATCTGAATACAGATTAACTTAATGttacaaatatgaaatttaaatagttgaaaagtttaataaatgtaaaaatattttataattgtaatatttatttttttttaaatataacattattgaataaaatattttcaaaattaattttgtcctacgcgaaaccaaaaatatttgagactatAATTGGTATTAGATAGGAcatatattttctacaaaaatcgAGGGACCAAATAAAAAgaacgttattttattttcataactaAAATTGTTGTGTTAAAATTGAGTTTTCATAGAATTGGATAAAATACTCcaaatgaaatatttccaacgctaaatatttgtaaaataacaatgaTGTCACATACCTAATTTTCTTGGTAACCATCCTTTGACAGTACGGGCTCTCTCAACATCAACCAACACCCTACGTCCATCAATTTTCTTACCATCAGCATGTTTATAAGCAGctgaaaatcgtaattttttattaatatttaaatattattaaattcttaactATTTAGTTATAGTTTAGTAATTTTGAATCAATTCTGTTcagtcaaatataataaaaactaaaatacaagaaaaatcattttttcattttaatcaaattttagtaaatttgttTAATCAGAAAATTAATGTTTGCTTTATTTTAGTTTGTATCGTTTATCATTTTGTACagaataatttttccatataaaattttacgaatCTTAATAATCTCTTGGTCctacaaaaactaataaaagaaaGGAGAGCGCTCTTAAAAGGAAATAAAGATATAACACATGAAAAATCTTCCATtctattacaattaattatctaattaatagtataaataaaattttggttgtaCTAAATCCTAGTGAGGGGTGAGGGGTAATAACCTTAAACTCTGCTTTGACgcgaatattttatattcgaatATCCAGTGGCGTAACCTTCAATACATcttgtttaaaaagaaatttattgtaggatcagttttaacaaaaatcaaaattcgtaCTGCTTTATTTGGATCTCTTTTAGATTCTATTTACTAAGCTATAACTAATAGATCTAGGGCCAGGATATATTATAGAAACtcatttttataaggaaaaaaatttaagaggCTGTTGAAAAGATTGTGtctaaaaacttttccctttgtaaaaatttgagcctgGCAAGCTTGAAATTGATGTACATCCGTTGAAAACGTTATtccaataagaaaattttcgaatagcaaatttttgcatttttcaatCATTATCTTTGTAACCACTTTGCAATTGCGTTACATCTTCTTATTAAAATACCGTGCTCAATCaacattcatcaattttaagcttgttgtgcaaatataaaatttttagtatccaGGCATGAATATTTTCCAAGAGAGAAAACTCGTTAAGCACGACTTTGATAACGGTATCTCAAATTTTTGTCCTAATTGAAAATCAGTTACCAAAATGTACCCTCCCAAAACCTAAAATTACTGTTTTTcacataaaacaatttatatatttccaCAGTGCCCGCCCATGAATTGTCAACAATACGTTTGtgtgtcataaaaattttaaataaaaattattcccgCGCCATtaaaatttacgtaaaaaaaatcttagaaaattcgtttaaataaaaaaaaatgccctAACTATTTTccgtaaataaattttggtttaaatgaaataaaaattgttgttacgACTCCGAAAACGATTTCCGAAAAATGAGATTTGAATACtacacgaaataaaaaaaaagttccgaTATGATCTTAAgattttaattaagatttttagaataaaaataccTACCGAAATATTTACTTACGCAGAGACGCTAGTTAAAAAAACCGAGCGAGCGAGAATGCTTTGTTGATATAAAAACTCAGAAATCCAGTCATTTACCTGGTGCGCAACTACTTACTTTAAgcgcattattttatttttttacaacaattaattaaaaaaacttaagtaaaaacaaaattgttaaaaaaatatatacatttatatttatacacacaTGGGTACACATTTTGTGTTCACGAATGTATAAATaacgtttacatttttttcacattcaaaataaacaaattaaacaatttttttttgtaatatttatggattatttttgtgttttaattgataattttgagaAGATACATAATTTGTCTCATCTTTCagaattttgtttaacttttagaaattataaaaattgataaaataaatgaaattagttCCAACTCGTACCGATGCACAGCGTACAAATAATGTGCGATATGTTTAGATATTATATACCTAGCGCGTACCGGCTTGTATTTGTCGAAACTTGCAAGcatattttacttttcgaaatcATTTAATGTCTTTCCCGTTTCCCTCGAATCATTTCATAATTGTCTGCTTAATAATTtagctttatttattaaactttataaccccgttgataaaaataataatagtaacaaGAAGAGTATTGCAAACGGGTCTCTAATTACActccaaaaaatatattgaaatgatTTCGGTCTCACAAGTTGCCATTgttcaaataatttacaaaagtttaagctttgttttcattaaagtttttgtttttttggcaaGCCCGTTGGTATTTTTATGCTTTACagtaagtatatttaaatgACCGAAAAAGCATTAATGATACGAGTAGAAACTATTTTATTAGTGGCTTACTTATGAAATTCCCTACATCTAAAAAATTCACTTATTCCCCGAGACCCaactaataatttgtaattgttAGGGCGTGtttctttattgaaaaattcaacGAAATCTAAAAACCCGATTGAATTttgatttacattaaaaaaaacaaaattatttatgaaattttcatttggaaacACATCCTTCCCGTTAagttaagcaaaaaaataaccAATCTACAGATGAAAAACGTTGGTAGTTATCAAAATCTGAAATGTATGAAACTGTGGTTATAGTACCTTCTACGCAATTACCAAATAATgtctttttttgagaattttgttttttttcctttttttgttgtATGTAGGGTTCTTACCAAACATACAAACCTATTTATTCACGCAAATGCAGAAAATGGGCATGGGTAAAGTGAAGCCTCACTGAATGGGCTCGGGAGCATTACTGTGTGTGTTACATCTGTACTGTTAAACAAAGAACCttgtattaattgttatatcaaCAAAGTTCACATCTAAAGAATGTATTTACTAGGAagatatttgttttcttttctgGGAGCACTTACcgagtttctttttttttttttttcattaacactCTTAAATTTGAGCTTTGTAatagataacaaaaattaagattaatattttgaattgaattgataTTGTTTTGCAAATACTAAACTTCCAAATTCAATAAGGTAGCatattaataagaaaagaatTTCTAGTAATAAAAGTCTCgattatataaattcaattaattttaagaaataaaaactacTACGTAACATTATCTGTATGGTATGGTATTTTTATCAGTCTCCCTGACTCCTTAAACCCTTGAACTTTCTAAAATCTCTAAATTCCCAGGTTTGCCAGATCGTTCCCCACATTATCTACAATAAGAATcaatttaccttaaaaattaattaagtacgATTTCTGtaagaaagtattttttgtctcaacttgtttgtttattataggCGAATTATTAAACTAAccattaatgaaaaaatattaagttataaattatttttatgtgatttataaacggaaaaaaataaaagcttaaatTTAAGGAGTGTTAATAAAATACCTAAATTTTGTCCCTACATTATGTATATAAGAAAGGCTttcttatatacaaaaatttggaaaaaaaaagattgtataTTATTAGAAATACGTACAATGCATATCTCGTTCATGTTCATACTCAATAAAAGCGTAACCTCTTGGCTTCCCATTGATCGTATTGTGGATAAGGACTATctgaaatacaaaaacatttttgatttaaatttgtcaTTATGTTTATTATGATGCGTTTTTTCAGGctgatagcttaaatatgacgttatcatgctcattttaaaacgcaacactttcgaacaaagttttagaaaaaaagtgaaagcatgaattgataaaaaatatgaagaaataattaattaataataatattaataattaatcaattatgtattgataatttaacaaaaaaggtaTTGTCTCGCGGACTATAGGTTGTTATCAAATCGATAGTATATGTGTTACGCGACATATCCGCTAATTATGTACCGattccaattattattttaattcttggGTAGGTTTATGGATGGTCTCTTATAAACTTAAGTAGACGTCTTAAAATctctaaaaagtacaaaataaaaattgttttcagaaaatacacaaaagagtaaaaataatttcaaaataaataatcctaTCCATAATTTCCATGTGAGCAATTTCGTTTTTAAGTCGACGAGTTGACGACAACCGACAATTGGTTTTGATAAAATTAGATTGAATGTAAAGACCTTTAAATTGATAACTAAGGTTTAATATGCATATGTAACATTTTCAAAGTAATCAACGGATCAATAAGTCAAcgttttcagaataataaaatgtattttacgaCAGTCGTATTCGAGCGCATAGTACCCCtctaattcaaaaacaattatttgttttaagttttatctATCACTACtcaagttttttaatgaaaataatcaaataggtaattttttgtaactaaatcttaaaactttttttttttcgtgaattcttatattgtttaaacttacCTTTTTGATAGGTCCATAAACTTCAAATTCTCTTCGTAACTTTGATTCTGATGTATCATAATtctggaataaaaattttaattaaaacttgaaatttttatatgaaaatgttgAAATGTAATACATACAATTCTAGCAACGAATAATGTTTTGAATGGATCTCCTGTTGCATTTGGACAAGAGTTCGGATCCCAAACAGCAATTTCTTGTTCTAATTTATACGCAACTTGTTCAGCTCGTTCTCTTCGTCTTCTTTCTAATCTCTCTTCTCTTGTTTCCACTCTAGTTGGTGGTGGTGTATCTTTCGGATCCtaatcgaaaaataaacaaaattttaaatatactttaaaacaaattaaggCTTTTCAAAGTGTTTAGATACTTGATAAGGGAGTGTTTGTATATGTTAGCCGCTtcacaattttaacatttcgTAGTCTAAATCTAACAACTTACCTCGAAATTTTCCAAGAAAGCTCCAACTCCAACATATCCTCTCTGTTTCTTTTCATGTGGAAGTTTACTTGGTGGAGGTAAATATGGTATTGGCTCTCTAGGTGCAAATAATGCCAAAAGATTGGGTGGTAGAAATTGTGTCATTTTGatacgaaaattattattaagaaaattatcaataaaatgaatataaaatattacgttttatctaccaaattttaaataaaataaatatgaacattttttttaaataaatgtttatcaaatcattttaaattctcGCATTTTAACAGAATTCTCACAATTTAATGTACCGGAAATAGGTAGACATTTTTGTCGTATTTGGCATCTACACATCTGCATTGTAAAGTGATTAAATGCGCATACGCAATCATATTTATTCGTAGcactaatttgaaaattaatttttaaacaattttaaattattaaattaatagaataaatattttagatttattagGAATGTcaattattgcaaaaatattttcaaatgatcGTACAATCAATACAATAttctaaaacataattttccactttcatatattttcaaagtCAAATAGTAAATACTAAACAcatcacaattttataaatcaaacacaaaatatatatcttaaaattatcaaattactGTTTTTAATTCTCGTTCTTCTCGTCAAAATCTTGATAAGCAATGaatgttgtaaataaatttttataaaaataaactttcaaatatttaatccaTGGACTTAAAGAATGGACTGAgtagacaataattttattatccttTTTTATCGATAGAGGTATAAGCTGACCTCtactgatttaaatatgaaatggtGAGGAGGATGTAACGTGAcagtagtttaaaaaatttcgattgataattcatagaaaatatatcTCTATCTTCTATATATAATCGTAAAATCTCTAAAGATACTAGCAGGTTCACATCTATTTCACTGgacgattttgattttaaaagcaaaataaattggtttcataataaaaagtaacttATATTTCGAGTGTCACAAATGAGCGGATAAGTAAAACCAACGGTGGTTCAACGAAGTGGACGGATAACTACTAgtataaagttatatttatgGTAAAGCTCATATACGACATACGTGTATAAATAATGAAGGTAAAGTATTGAAAAGACAACAATTAACTCGTTTCCATTTTTTATGCTATAATAATGTTCCATAGAAATTAACAACCTAAAGCCACGTGTTAAGACAGTATAACAACAGCGATGTTGTAGTATTGGTTTAAGGTACACCGTATACGGACTTGGTTATACTTTAACCAACTAGGGTTGGCAACACCTGAAGCTAAACAGAAATCAATAGTGAATATCATCTTTAAAAgcattaatttgattttttaatttctacctctttttttgctttttctaGAAAGACATCAACTAGCGCGCAGTTCACTTTGCAAgtctattttcataaataaattttcagttgGTAACATACGTCTACGAATTCGACGAATCTTAATATTATAGTATGGGTTGAATCAAGGTTGGATAACCTGCATACAGTATCTCTACGAAATGTCtacgattttttgtaatatgttcACTTCAATAAAACATCCTTTTCCGGATGATGCATGGTGGAAGTTGTTAACTTTCGAGTTAgtgtatcaatttaaaaataggtaAGTTGTATTCaaagtttaataaaactttaaaaatattaataaaaaaacattaatgaaattcaatgtcttttaataaattaatttaatgatgtcgataagttatttttattaattaatattgtgaaCAGATTTAGGTTAATCTTCACACGTgtatctgaaaaatattttaactttttcagtAATTATGGCTGATATGGATTTTGAGAGTTTTGACGATGTGGTCATACCCAGCGCAAATGTTGATAATGTTCCAATCGCACAACCAGCTGAATT
This region includes:
- the LOC123295377 gene encoding U1 small nuclear ribonucleoprotein 70 kDa; this translates as MTQFLPPNLLALFAPREPIPYLPPPSKLPHEKKQRGYVGVGAFLENFEDPKDTPPPTRVETREERLERRRRERAEQVAYKLEQEIAVWDPNSCPNATGDPFKTLFVARINYDTSESKLRREFEVYGPIKKIVLIHNTINGKPRGYAFIEYEHERDMHSAYKHADGKKIDGRRVLVDVERARTVKGWLPRKLGGGLGGTRRGGPEVNIKHSGREDNERERERYRLEREREERGLGGGIHRDRERDRGVGLGSIDRRRSRSRDRRERRRSRSRSRERKRRRSRERIRDPDIEEIERPRDRDRDRDRDRDRKRRRSRSRDKERKREKRDRDRDRKDRDRLEYIKTDEDGEMIRIKEEPVDDYPEYAQYQQPNYDTSNVKYETEDEKKFIPDESNGDANYESYEEGEAY